A single window of Anaerocolumna chitinilytica DNA harbors:
- a CDS encoding ArsR/SmtB family transcription factor, with product MDNNVNHYNEAAEMLKVLAHPVRLCMVKGLLEKGECNVSYMYTCLNAPQSTISQHLQKLKSAGIIEGRREGLEIYYSVCDERVSELIKILIK from the coding sequence ATGGATAATAATGTGAATCATTACAATGAAGCGGCAGAGATGCTTAAAGTACTTGCACATCCTGTACGTTTGTGCATGGTAAAGGGGCTGCTGGAGAAGGGGGAGTGCAATGTAAGTTATATGTATACCTGTTTAAATGCTCCTCAGTCCACGATATCCCAGCATTTACAGAAACTAAAGTCAGCCGGAATTATAGAAGGCCGCAGAGAAGGGCTGGAAATCTATTACAGCGTCTGCGATGAGAGAGTGTCGGAATTAATAAAGATACTGATTAAATAA
- a CDS encoding helix-turn-helix domain-containing protein, whose amino-acid sequence MMKIPLYIKSQDLQNDLFPYFMRNTRLYQSISMHRHDFIEMEFVLSGYGRQIVNGFEYELKSGSLNIILPWHMHEIIPASETPLEMVSLSFGLDALMDSNPCLELGELLFNDMDSLPYVHFEGLEYEYINGAINELLIEYADIKQWKKTIFEVKIAEILVLFNRKRREQSVSEDTALKLQKNISIWDIISFIHFNYNKDISLTNLADKFHYSKSHLNMLIKHQTGSNFNDLLDEIRIRNVCALMLSGLSFSHIALLVGYKNKQAFFRAFKKIKCLAPEDFRKVYFSNNITENNLTFSSNIYSQLIYYLHLHYKEELTLEDIASQLHYNKNYFCNLVKVQTGQSFIDLLHQIRIFHACSLLKATDKPIYEIGFDVGFNTIETFFRVFKSLKGISPGKYRSVETNINEAESQEVSSLG is encoded by the coding sequence ATGATGAAAATTCCGCTTTACATTAAAAGTCAAGATCTACAAAATGATCTATTTCCTTACTTCATGCGGAATACTCGCCTTTATCAAAGTATATCCATGCACAGACATGATTTCATAGAAATGGAATTTGTTCTATCAGGATATGGTAGGCAAATTGTGAACGGATTTGAGTATGAGCTTAAAAGCGGCTCTTTAAACATAATTCTTCCATGGCATATGCACGAAATAATACCTGCTTCAGAAACTCCACTTGAAATGGTATCATTAAGCTTTGGTTTGGATGCTTTAATGGATAGTAATCCTTGTTTAGAACTTGGCGAACTACTTTTCAACGATATGGATAGCCTACCTTACGTGCATTTTGAAGGTTTAGAATATGAATATATTAATGGGGCAATTAATGAACTATTAATAGAGTATGCAGATATCAAACAGTGGAAGAAAACAATTTTTGAAGTAAAGATTGCTGAAATTCTCGTTTTATTCAACCGTAAAAGAAGAGAACAATCGGTATCAGAAGATACCGCTTTAAAGCTACAGAAAAATATAAGTATTTGGGATATTATTAGTTTCATTCATTTTAATTATAACAAGGACATATCACTTACAAATTTAGCAGATAAATTTCATTACAGTAAGTCACATTTGAATATGCTCATAAAACATCAAACAGGATCAAATTTTAATGATTTATTGGATGAAATCCGGATACGGAATGTCTGTGCACTTATGCTTTCCGGATTATCTTTTTCACATATTGCCCTTCTTGTTGGCTATAAAAATAAACAAGCATTTTTCAGAGCCTTCAAGAAAATAAAATGTCTTGCACCTGAGGACTTTAGAAAAGTATATTTCAGCAATAATATAACAGAAAATAACCTGACCTTTTCTTCAAATATATATTCACAGTTAATTTACTATTTACATCTGCATTACAAAGAAGAATTAACCTTAGAAGACATAGCAAGCCAATTACATTATAACAAAAACTATTTCTGCAATCTTGTGAAAGTTCAAACAGGTCAAAGCTTTATTGACCTTTTACACCAAATTCGAATTTTCCATGCTTGTTCCCTTCTAAAAGCCACCGACAAGCCTATATATGAAATTGGCTTTGACGTGGGCTTTAATACTATTGAAACCTTTTTTCGGGTTTTTAAAAGTTTGAAGGGAATTTCACCTGGAAAATACAGAAGCGTTGAGACAAATATAAATGAGGCAGAAAGTCAAGAGGTATCGTCCTTAGGCTGA
- a CDS encoding CoA-disulfide reductase, with amino-acid sequence MAKKVLIVGGVAGGASAAARLRRLDENIEIIMFERDGYISYANCGLPYYIGDAIKEREKLLVQTPQAMKDRFQIDVRIHSEVIAVDTAKRCVTVQSKERGIYEESFDDLILSPGAKALRPGIPGIDSSHIYTLRNVPDTDKIKRVVEEKKPSSAIVIGGGFVGVEMAENLKEKGTRTAIVEAAPHILAPFDEDMVISAERELVQNGIRLFLNDGITGFSDTEHCVKVQLKSGRVLEAELVILAMGVRPDTEFLRNSGIELGERGHIKVNERLQTNIEGIYAVGDAIEGVDYVTGSKTAVALAGPANKQGRIAADNIAGIPSVFEGFLGTSIIKVFDLTVARTGANERTLKAAGINYKSVHLYPMSHASYYPGAFNISLKLLFDMEGKILGAQATGYEGVDKRIDVISTVMTLKGTTEDLTKLDLSYAPPFSSAKDPVNMAGYAAENVRKGLSHVTTWEKVYDETEEYQFLDVRNAEEYDLGHMDGSVNIPVNELRGRLDELDRNKKIILYCQVGLRGYIADRILTQKGYEVQNVSGGYLSAKDFLYQIEREESNESNEREEIRAAEISDTPIASNMALEQKNDRSKAVGSDKETVDIKIDKTLDCTGICCPGPLLRVKEAVDQLKVGEVLKANASDPGFYEDVNAWCKNTGNQLLSREREKGGITALIKKGAAKLEEEASVSNKNNKTMVVFSGDLDKAIASFIIANGAASMGRKVTMFFTFWGLNILRKPEKVKLKKGFMDGMFGKMMPRGSRKLKLSNMNMMGMGAKMIRKVMNDKNVESLESLIRTAMGNGVEIVACQMSMDVMGLRQEELMDGIKIGGVGYYLGEAEESNVNLFI; translated from the coding sequence GTGGCGAAGAAAGTATTGATAGTAGGCGGTGTTGCAGGCGGAGCCTCTGCAGCAGCACGACTTAGAAGATTAGATGAAAATATTGAAATAATTATGTTTGAAAGAGATGGTTATATCTCCTATGCAAATTGCGGACTCCCTTATTATATTGGTGACGCTATTAAGGAACGAGAAAAGCTGCTGGTACAGACACCTCAGGCAATGAAGGATAGATTTCAAATTGATGTCCGAATTCATAGTGAGGTAATTGCAGTTGATACAGCAAAAAGATGCGTTACTGTGCAGAGCAAGGAGAGAGGAATCTATGAGGAAAGCTTTGATGACCTGATACTTTCCCCGGGGGCGAAGGCGTTACGGCCGGGAATACCTGGAATAGACAGCAGCCATATCTACACACTTCGGAATGTTCCGGATACCGACAAGATTAAAAGAGTAGTAGAAGAGAAAAAGCCCTCCAGTGCAATTGTAATCGGCGGTGGTTTTGTCGGAGTAGAGATGGCTGAGAATCTGAAGGAAAAGGGTACCAGGACTGCTATAGTGGAAGCAGCCCCTCATATTCTAGCACCTTTTGATGAGGATATGGTTATATCCGCGGAAAGAGAACTAGTGCAGAATGGTATCCGCTTATTCTTAAACGATGGTATCACCGGATTCTCTGATACGGAACATTGTGTAAAAGTACAGTTAAAGAGCGGCAGGGTATTGGAAGCAGAGCTTGTTATTCTTGCTATGGGAGTCAGACCGGATACCGAGTTTCTTCGCAACAGTGGAATTGAATTGGGAGAAAGAGGACACATTAAGGTAAATGAACGGCTTCAGACCAATATAGAAGGCATCTATGCAGTAGGTGATGCCATAGAAGGTGTGGATTATGTAACAGGCAGTAAAACTGCCGTGGCGCTAGCCGGGCCTGCCAATAAGCAGGGGAGGATTGCAGCAGATAATATAGCTGGGATTCCCTCTGTCTTTGAAGGATTTCTTGGAACCTCCATCATAAAAGTATTTGACCTGACAGTAGCCAGAACAGGGGCGAATGAGAGAACCTTAAAAGCGGCAGGTATAAACTACAAATCCGTACATCTCTATCCTATGTCTCATGCTTCTTATTATCCCGGAGCCTTTAACATATCTCTAAAGCTGCTCTTTGACATGGAAGGAAAGATACTAGGAGCACAGGCAACAGGCTATGAAGGTGTTGACAAACGTATTGATGTAATCTCTACGGTCATGACCTTAAAGGGAACCACAGAGGATCTGACCAAGCTGGATTTATCTTATGCACCGCCTTTTTCCTCAGCCAAAGACCCGGTTAATATGGCCGGATACGCAGCGGAAAATGTAAGGAAAGGTCTTAGTCACGTGACGACCTGGGAGAAAGTATATGATGAGACGGAGGAATATCAATTCCTGGATGTGAGAAATGCGGAAGAATATGACCTTGGACATATGGATGGTTCCGTCAATATTCCTGTGAATGAACTAAGAGGAAGATTGGATGAACTTGACAGGAATAAAAAGATTATTCTCTACTGTCAGGTTGGCCTTAGAGGGTATATAGCAGACCGGATTCTCACCCAAAAAGGCTACGAGGTTCAGAATGTCAGCGGCGGTTATCTAAGTGCCAAAGATTTTCTCTATCAGATCGAAAGAGAGGAAAGCAATGAAAGCAATGAAAGAGAAGAAATACGTGCGGCTGAAATCTCAGATACACCCATTGCAAGTAATATGGCGTTAGAGCAGAAGAATGATAGGAGTAAAGCTGTGGGAAGCGATAAAGAAACTGTGGATATCAAGATTGACAAGACTTTGGACTGTACAGGAATCTGCTGCCCAGGCCCACTGCTTCGTGTAAAAGAAGCGGTAGATCAGTTAAAGGTAGGAGAGGTGCTAAAAGCCAATGCTTCCGACCCGGGATTTTATGAAGACGTTAATGCCTGGTGTAAAAATACCGGTAATCAACTACTATCCAGAGAGAGAGAAAAGGGTGGAATTACTGCGCTTATCAAAAAAGGAGCAGCAAAGTTAGAGGAAGAAGCATCTGTAAGTAATAAGAATAACAAGACTATGGTTGTATTCAGCGGTGATCTGGATAAAGCCATTGCATCCTTCATTATAGCAAACGGTGCTGCTTCCATGGGAAGGAAGGTTACCATGTTCTTTACCTTCTGGGGACTGAATATTCTAAGAAAACCTGAAAAAGTAAAATTGAAAAAAGGTTTTATGGATGGTATGTTTGGTAAGATGATGCCTAGAGGAAGCCGAAAGCTTAAACTATCAAATATGAACATGATGGGGATGGGAGCTAAGATGATTCGCAAAGTTATGAATGATAAAAACGTGGAATCACTGGAGAGCCTGATCCGTACAGCAATGGGAAATGGTGTTGAGATCGTAGCCTGCCAGATGTCTATGGATGTGATGGGATTGAGGCAGGAGGAACTAATGGATGGAATTAAGATTGGCGGCGTCGGGTATTATCTGGGAGAAGCGGAAGAGTCTAATGTAAATCTGTTTATCTAA
- a CDS encoding radical SAM protein yields MSINEFNELNEQEYYKDCTLCPRNCHVNRVKGSLGYCRAGAEVTAARAALHFWEEPCISGTNGSGTVFFSGCSLGCVYCQNYDISSYQAGKKISKERLAEIFLELQEQKAHNINLVTPGHYVPSIVNAVQRARAMGLIIPIVYNSSGYEKVDTIKMLEGIVDIYLPDFKYLGEIMANRYSKSSDYFQIASQAIKEMVRQTGEAVFEDEIMKKGVIVRHLLLPGGLEDSKRVIKYLYETYQDTIFISIMNQYTPLEQVKEYPEINRKVTEEEYDDLVDYALELGVENGFIQEGETASESFIPAFDYQGI; encoded by the coding sequence ATGAGTATAAATGAATTTAATGAATTGAATGAACAAGAATATTATAAAGATTGCACCCTCTGTCCGAGAAACTGCCATGTAAACCGTGTTAAGGGCAGCCTTGGCTACTGCAGGGCGGGGGCTGAGGTAACGGCTGCCAGAGCTGCACTCCACTTTTGGGAGGAACCCTGTATCTCCGGAACAAATGGCTCCGGGACAGTGTTTTTTTCGGGCTGTTCCTTAGGCTGCGTATATTGTCAGAACTATGATATTTCTAGTTATCAAGCCGGTAAAAAGATATCAAAGGAGCGATTAGCGGAGATCTTCTTAGAGCTTCAGGAGCAAAAAGCGCATAACATCAATCTGGTAACTCCCGGTCATTATGTACCATCAATCGTAAATGCTGTTCAGCGTGCAAGAGCTATGGGGCTTATCATTCCCATAGTATATAACAGCAGCGGGTATGAAAAGGTAGATACAATTAAGATGTTAGAGGGAATTGTGGATATTTACCTGCCGGATTTTAAGTATCTGGGGGAGATAATGGCAAACCGTTATTCAAAAAGCAGTGATTATTTTCAGATTGCTTCCCAAGCTATTAAGGAAATGGTGCGCCAGACCGGAGAAGCCGTTTTTGAGGATGAAATCATGAAAAAAGGTGTAATTGTAAGACATCTGCTGCTGCCCGGAGGATTGGAAGACTCGAAAAGAGTAATAAAGTACCTGTATGAAACTTATCAAGATACTATCTTTATCAGTATCATGAATCAATATACCCCTCTCGAACAGGTAAAGGAATATCCCGAAATAAACCGGAAGGTTACAGAGGAAGAATACGATGACCTGGTGGACTATGCTCTGGAATTAGGAGTTGAAAACGGATTTATACAGGAAGGGGAAACTGCTTCGGAAAGCTTTATTCCTGCTTTTGATTATCAGGGAATATAG
- the rlmD gene encoding 23S rRNA (uracil(1939)-C(5))-methyltransferase RlmD, giving the protein MNQKVQKGYPRAKESFQDTQAKKTDKKAPKWVSEKKSAVNEKVIDAVNKGKRKTRETSQNIENEKIDYKANGFPKNPAKASNNKSNFTSLKQKGNTTIDREERRTEERNTGYKKVSDKVRQPGKNFEGTSYKKTSDTGNRNSERVANRNIDQKTNRTGKQQAIRAADTCPYRRDCGGCRIHEKEYKDHLAEKQKYVKELIGEYCSVGQIVGMEDPTHYRNKVHVVFDRDRRGNAISGVYEEGSHRVVPIERCLIHNQKADEIIASIRGLLKSFKIKTYDEDTGYGLLRHVLIRTGYHSNEIMVVLVIGSPIFPSKNNFVKAIRQLHPEISTIVVNVNGKNTSMILGDKEQILYGKGYIEDTLCEKVFRISPKSFYQVNPTQTEKLYRLGMDMAGLTGKETVLDAYCGIGTIGLIAADKAAKVISVELNKDAVEDARVNAKRNNVSNIQFYLKDAGEFMEQLAEQQENIDVVFMDPPRAGSDEKFLGSLVTLKPKKVVYISCNPVTLKRDLEYLTKKGYKAEKAVPVDMFPWTNHVETIILLTKK; this is encoded by the coding sequence ATGAATCAGAAAGTACAAAAAGGTTATCCGAGAGCAAAGGAAAGCTTTCAGGATACACAAGCTAAAAAGACCGATAAAAAAGCTCCTAAATGGGTATCAGAAAAGAAATCAGCAGTGAATGAGAAGGTAATTGATGCTGTAAATAAGGGAAAGAGAAAGACAAGAGAAACCTCGCAAAATATTGAAAATGAAAAAATAGATTATAAGGCAAATGGATTTCCGAAAAATCCCGCAAAAGCTTCAAATAATAAAAGTAATTTTACATCCTTAAAGCAAAAAGGTAATACTACGATAGATAGAGAAGAAAGAAGAACAGAAGAAAGAAATACAGGATACAAGAAAGTAAGTGATAAAGTAAGACAGCCTGGCAAAAATTTCGAGGGGACTTCCTACAAAAAAACAAGTGATACCGGAAACAGGAATTCCGAAAGAGTGGCTAATAGAAACATAGATCAAAAGACTAATCGTACTGGTAAACAGCAAGCTATTAGAGCTGCAGATACATGTCCATATAGAAGAGACTGCGGCGGCTGCAGAATCCATGAGAAAGAATATAAAGACCATTTAGCAGAGAAACAAAAATATGTAAAAGAATTAATAGGTGAGTACTGTTCGGTAGGACAGATCGTTGGTATGGAAGATCCTACCCACTATCGGAACAAAGTTCATGTTGTATTTGACAGGGACCGCAGAGGCAATGCAATATCCGGTGTATATGAAGAAGGAAGCCATAGAGTTGTACCAATTGAGAGATGCTTGATTCATAATCAAAAGGCAGATGAAATTATAGCTTCCATACGAGGATTGTTAAAATCCTTCAAAATAAAAACCTATGACGAAGATACCGGTTATGGACTACTTCGCCATGTATTAATACGTACTGGATATCACAGCAATGAGATAATGGTGGTATTGGTTATTGGCTCACCAATCTTTCCGTCAAAAAATAACTTTGTTAAAGCCATCAGACAGCTTCATCCTGAGATTTCTACAATCGTGGTAAATGTTAACGGTAAGAATACCAGTATGATACTTGGGGACAAGGAACAAATTCTATACGGAAAAGGATACATTGAAGACACCCTTTGTGAGAAGGTATTCCGTATCTCCCCCAAATCCTTCTATCAGGTAAATCCTACTCAAACTGAAAAACTCTATCGCCTTGGTATGGATATGGCAGGACTTACCGGAAAAGAAACTGTATTGGATGCTTATTGTGGTATCGGAACCATCGGCTTAATTGCTGCTGATAAAGCTGCAAAAGTTATTAGCGTTGAACTGAACAAAGATGCTGTAGAAGACGCCAGGGTAAATGCAAAAAGAAATAACGTATCCAATATCCAGTTTTATCTCAAGGATGCTGGTGAATTTATGGAACAGCTGGCAGAACAGCAGGAAAATATAGATGTCGTATTTATGGACCCTCCAAGAGCCGGAAGTGATGAAAAATTCCTTGGTTCTTTGGTGACCTTAAAACCGAAGAAGGTGGTTTATATATCCTGTAATCCAGTGACTTTGAAAAGGGATTTGGAGTATCTGACGAAGAAGGGGTATAAGGCGGAAAAAGCAGTACCGGTGGATATGTTCCCTTGGACGAATCACGTTGAGACTATAATTTTGCTTACCAAGAAATGA
- a CDS encoding phytoene desaturase family protein: MSTTKYDVIVVGAGPGGSAAAALLAKEGKRVMLVDKNKSAGGRMMTIHDKEGFHYELFPISGCPTEGSQMEHVLELIGKTDAVKRIKPNELGLVDLMCLMNSKGELRWHEMSEMGKKMLHSLHISPMNPMHALGLNRVKKFFKAIMTMPEGEINKLYNISAEEFVDSYGPFPGLFRTFTLFICEGAFEMTCDKVPAADYIRFYQESNKFGSGRYYEYGFGRVFEVYAETVKELGGTVLYNTRVKSIDVEGGIAKGITLQNGDQYMADIVISDAGIRQTVLHLIGEEKFDLAYVNRIKSLLPNLACVGYRWFLDAPVLKSPSLVFFPEGGLHSWDEFKAMSEGKRDIQNYIYFGTTSLFPNTAPEGKQLVYAVMSCYPNPKIDTKPMLEYIKNMIHRIQPDLFDHIYKTEIMSVEQSATFGTDKMASDFGGESYGVANAIGQSGDQRPNAKSPIKNLYYVGNDAGGWGMGTNQAVDSAVNVVNLILN, encoded by the coding sequence ATGAGTACTACAAAATATGATGTTATCGTTGTTGGAGCTGGCCCCGGAGGCAGCGCTGCTGCCGCTTTGCTTGCAAAAGAAGGAAAAAGGGTTATGCTCGTGGATAAGAACAAATCTGCTGGTGGAAGAATGATGACAATTCACGATAAGGAAGGTTTCCACTATGAACTGTTTCCAATCAGCGGTTGTCCTACTGAGGGATCACAGATGGAACATGTCCTTGAGTTGATTGGAAAGACGGATGCGGTCAAGCGAATAAAACCCAATGAACTGGGGTTGGTTGACCTTATGTGTTTAATGAATTCCAAGGGAGAACTACGCTGGCACGAGATGAGTGAGATGGGCAAAAAAATGCTACATTCTCTGCACATTTCACCCATGAATCCCATGCATGCTCTCGGATTAAACAGAGTAAAGAAATTCTTTAAAGCAATCATGACTATGCCGGAAGGGGAAATCAACAAGCTCTATAACATATCAGCTGAGGAATTTGTTGATAGCTACGGCCCGTTTCCAGGCTTATTCCGAACATTTACTCTGTTCATCTGCGAAGGTGCATTTGAAATGACCTGCGACAAGGTACCTGCGGCGGACTACATTCGATTTTATCAAGAATCGAACAAATTTGGATCAGGACGCTATTATGAATATGGTTTTGGGCGTGTATTTGAAGTATATGCCGAAACGGTGAAAGAGCTCGGAGGAACAGTACTCTACAATACACGAGTTAAGAGCATTGATGTCGAGGGCGGTATCGCTAAGGGTATTACTTTACAAAACGGTGATCAATACATGGCCGATATCGTGATCAGTGACGCTGGAATCCGCCAGACAGTCCTCCATCTTATCGGTGAAGAAAAATTTGATTTGGCTTACGTTAACCGCATCAAGTCTCTTCTGCCAAACCTAGCCTGCGTGGGGTACCGTTGGTTTTTGGACGCACCTGTCCTCAAAAGTCCTTCGTTGGTCTTCTTCCCAGAGGGTGGCCTTCACTCGTGGGATGAGTTTAAAGCGATGTCGGAGGGCAAAAGGGATATTCAAAATTACATTTATTTTGGCACGACATCCCTTTTTCCGAACACAGCTCCGGAGGGAAAGCAACTTGTATATGCTGTTATGTCGTGCTACCCGAACCCGAAGATTGATACTAAACCTATGCTTGAATATATTAAAAACATGATACATAGAATACAGCCGGATCTTTTTGACCACATCTATAAGACTGAGATTATGAGCGTTGAGCAGTCCGCTACATTTGGCACAGATAAAATGGCATCAGACTTCGGAGGTGAATCTTACGGAGTAGCCAATGCTATCGGTCAGTCAGGCGATCAGCGACCCAACGCTAAGTCTCCCATAAAAAATTTGTATTACGTCGGTAATGATGCAGGAGGTTGGGGAATGGGTACTAATCAGGCGGTAGACTCAGCTGTGAACGTTGTCAATCTAATTTTAAATTAA
- a CDS encoding AraC family transcriptional regulator, with amino-acid sequence MEYVQNNLKRDIGQYHIAYSCNNKYIPIHKHTFIEMMLVLSGQGKVIVNGMGYELKSGSLCIMLPWHMHEIIPDTNNLLETITCFFDLEIFTRAHANSELDDLILGNLDALSYVYFEGPDFKRVSDIFKHLLREYTDQNHWKDPLIYAKIVEVLVLFDRMRKSTSEIVKHITVENNHVIWDIINFIHLLYRTDITLSTIAEKFNLSEKDLNILLKRHTGLNFNNLLDEIRIRNACFLLIVFDLSVPLLSNLLGYKNTRIFLKAFIKMKNMEPEEFKRSHFVNYESENIEIVPSKLYSQVIYYLHLHCKEELTLADIAREFHLDENYLSSILRSQTGQDFIDLLNEIRIFHKKVRSIKKLKLKNHIRDCEK; translated from the coding sequence GTGGAATATGTACAAAATAATTTAAAAAGGGATATTGGTCAATATCATATAGCTTATTCATGTAATAATAAATATATTCCTATTCACAAGCATACCTTTATAGAAATGATGCTCGTACTTTCCGGTCAAGGTAAGGTAATCGTTAACGGAATGGGATATGAGCTAAAAAGTGGTTCTTTATGCATTATGCTCCCATGGCATATGCACGAAATTATACCCGATACAAATAATCTGCTTGAGACAATAACATGTTTCTTTGATTTAGAAATATTCACTAGAGCCCACGCAAATTCTGAACTTGACGATTTGATTTTAGGCAATTTGGATGCTTTATCATATGTTTATTTTGAAGGACCTGATTTTAAACGTGTATCAGATATATTTAAACATCTTTTACGGGAATATACAGATCAAAATCATTGGAAAGACCCATTAATCTATGCAAAAATAGTTGAAGTTTTAGTTTTGTTTGACCGCATGAGAAAATCAACATCGGAGATTGTTAAACACATTACAGTTGAAAACAATCATGTCATTTGGGATATCATAAATTTTATTCATTTACTCTACCGTACAGATATTACACTGTCAACTATTGCAGAAAAATTTAATTTAAGCGAAAAAGATTTGAACATTCTATTAAAACGCCACACAGGTCTTAACTTTAATAATCTATTGGATGAAATCCGCATAAGAAATGCCTGTTTTCTTCTCATAGTTTTTGATTTGTCTGTGCCATTGCTTTCTAACCTGTTAGGATATAAAAATACACGAATATTTTTAAAAGCATTTATTAAAATGAAGAATATGGAACCTGAGGAATTTAAAAGATCGCATTTTGTCAATTATGAATCAGAAAACATTGAGATAGTACCTTCCAAGCTTTATTCGCAGGTAATTTACTACTTGCATCTGCATTGCAAAGAAGAACTAACACTTGCAGATATAGCCAGAGAGTTCCACCTTGATGAGAACTATCTGTCATCTATTTTAAGATCACAAACCGGTCAAGATTTTATTGACCTTTTGAATGAGATTCGAATTTTTCATAAGAAAGTCCGATCCATTAAAAAGCTGAAATTGAAAAATCATATTAGAGACTGTGAGAAGTAG
- a CDS encoding TetR/AcrR family transcriptional regulator, whose translation MYATNDNLQAIASRNMIKDALITLMKQYPYKDITITQICQEAQIVRQTFYRNFEAKDEILIFLLDGMIRLYYTDYRNENNAYIQLMNFFTFMLINRELLLLLSKNNLLFLIDKTITSNITVLFEIRQISEIEEGTEKYVIGFIASTVCSLLSIWINEGFAETPETICKLAQIFLSGLSAPNR comes from the coding sequence ATGTATGCAACGAATGACAACTTACAGGCTATTGCTTCCAGAAATATGATTAAAGATGCATTGATTACCTTGATGAAGCAATATCCTTATAAGGACATTACAATCACACAGATCTGTCAGGAAGCTCAAATCGTAAGACAGACATTTTACAGGAACTTTGAAGCAAAGGATGAGATTTTAATATTCCTGTTGGATGGTATGATACGGCTATATTATACTGATTATCGCAATGAAAACAATGCTTATATCCAGCTTATGAACTTCTTTACGTTTATGCTGATTAACAGAGAGCTTTTGCTATTGCTCTCAAAGAATAATCTATTATTCTTAATTGACAAAACCATTACCTCAAATATCACTGTACTGTTCGAAATCCGACAGATATCGGAAATCGAAGAAGGGACTGAAAAATATGTGATCGGCTTTATTGCTTCAACTGTCTGCTCACTGCTTTCAATATGGATCAATGAGGGGTTTGCTGAAACGCCTGAGACAATATGCAAATTGGCACAAATATTTTTAAGCGGTCTGAGCGCTCCTAATCGCTGA